One part of the Oceanihabitans sp. IOP_32 genome encodes these proteins:
- the rsmI gene encoding 16S rRNA (cytidine(1402)-2'-O)-methyltransferase codes for MSKLYIVPTPIGNLKDITFRAIDVLKAADLILAEDTRTSGKLLKHYEISTPMQSHHMHNEHKTTDSVIQKIKTGTVVALISDAGTPAISDPGFLLTRACIENHIEVDCLPGATAFVPALVNSGLPNDKFVFEGFLPVKKGRQTRLLLLAEETRTLIFYESPHKLVKTLGQFCEYFGEDRQVSVSRELTKLYEETIRGTTKDVLEHYTNKPPKGEIVIVVNGKQK; via the coding sequence ATGAGTAAACTCTATATTGTACCTACACCTATTGGAAATTTAAAGGATATCACCTTTCGAGCTATTGATGTATTAAAGGCAGCCGATTTAATTTTGGCCGAAGACACCCGTACCTCAGGAAAGCTTTTAAAACATTATGAGATCTCCACGCCAATGCAATCACACCACATGCATAACGAGCATAAAACGACCGATAGTGTGATTCAAAAAATAAAAACAGGCACGGTAGTGGCCCTTATTAGCGATGCGGGTACTCCAGCGATTTCCGACCCGGGGTTTTTACTTACACGAGCTTGTATTGAAAACCATATTGAAGTAGATTGTTTACCTGGAGCAACAGCTTTTGTACCAGCTTTAGTAAATTCTGGTTTGCCAAACGATAAGTTTGTTTTCGAAGGCTTTTTACCAGTTAAAAAAGGCCGACAAACACGCTTATTACTTTTAGCCGAAGAGACCAGAACGCTTATTTTTTATGAGAGTCCGCATAAATTGGTGAAAACTTTAGGGCAATTTTGTGAGTATTTTGGTGAAGACAGACAAGTTTCGGTCTCTCGAGAACTCACCAAATTATACGAAGAAACTATTAGAGGGACAACTAAAGATGTTTTAGAACATTATACTAACAAACCTCCAAAAGGCGAGATTGTAATCGTGGTAAACGGAAAGCAGAAGTAG
- a CDS encoding SDR family oxidoreductase translates to MTDLFGKTVLITGGAAGIGKIMARLLLERGANVVIWDIDAVKIDETITEFAKKGNIYGYQIDVSNIQKIEDTAKQVKADVAKVDVLINNAGIVVGKFFHEHSTKDITKTMTINAEAPMHVTKAFIGDMIEQNSGHICNIASSGGLISNPKMSVYAASKWSVIGWSDTLRIEMNQLQKNIKVTTVMPYYINTGMFDGVKSKIPILDPEAAALTIVRAIEKNQKMLTILGYIYRLTRLGQAIMPVSVFDWFAGKLLGIYKTMEHFKGHQK, encoded by the coding sequence ATGACAGACCTTTTCGGGAAAACAGTTTTAATAACGGGTGGTGCTGCTGGGATTGGTAAAATTATGGCACGATTACTATTAGAGCGTGGTGCCAATGTGGTTATTTGGGATATTGATGCGGTAAAAATTGACGAAACTATAACCGAGTTCGCTAAAAAAGGTAACATTTACGGGTATCAAATAGATGTTTCTAATATTCAAAAAATTGAAGATACTGCAAAACAAGTAAAAGCCGATGTTGCTAAGGTTGATGTGCTTATAAACAATGCGGGAATTGTTGTTGGCAAGTTTTTTCATGAGCACAGCACCAAGGATATTACTAAAACTATGACTATAAATGCCGAGGCGCCCATGCACGTAACCAAGGCATTTATTGGCGATATGATAGAGCAGAACTCTGGCCATATTTGTAATATAGCGTCTTCTGGAGGGCTTATTTCAAACCCGAAAATGTCGGTTTATGCTGCGAGTAAATGGTCTGTAATTGGATGGTCTGATACCTTACGTATTGAAATGAATCAATTGCAAAAGAATATAAAAGTAACAACCGTAATGCCCTATTATATTAATACAGGTATGTTTGACGGTGTAAAATCAAAAATACCCATTTTAGATCCAGAAGCCGCTGCACTCACCATTGTAAGAGCCATTGAGAAAAACCAAAAAATGCTAACTATACTGGGTTATATTTACAGATTGACACGATTAGGACAGGCGATTATGCCTGTTAGCGTGTTCGACTGGTTTGCGGGTAAGCTTTTAGGAATTTATAAAACCATGGAACACTTTAAGGGTCACCAAAAATAA
- a CDS encoding aldehyde dehydrogenase, protein MNDTAEHIVDELIENQKVFFATNQTKSVKFRLKQLRILKNAIVKYQTKIEEALWKDLHKSPEEAYLTEISLVNSEIDNHIKHLKNWTRIARVATPLHVLPSSSRVVYEPLGVALIVAPWNYPFQLLINPLVGVISSGCCGVLKPSPRAPNTAKVVEEMIADSFAPEYINTVQGGRATNTILFNKRFDVIFFTGSPKVGKVVMRAAADHLTPLILELGGKSPCIVDKDANIDVAAKRIAWGKLINAGQTCIAPDYLFAHKTIKAELLDKIAQNIVVMYGENIKESRFYPRIVNEQAMDRLEALLKQGEIHSGGQMDRKEKFIAPTIIDKVDPDFAVMQDEIFGPILPVMEFENLDETINYINKNEKPLALYYFGKSKTGRRVLAQTSSGGACINDTLMHIINHDLPFGGVGNSGMGKYHGKDSFLAFTNRKAVVVSPTWIDIPLKYAPFKHFNIIKKLI, encoded by the coding sequence ATGAACGATACAGCCGAACACATCGTAGATGAACTTATAGAAAATCAAAAAGTATTTTTTGCCACAAATCAAACCAAATCGGTTAAATTTAGGTTAAAACAGCTTAGAATACTCAAAAACGCCATAGTAAAATATCAAACTAAAATCGAAGAGGCTTTATGGAAAGATTTACATAAATCGCCAGAAGAAGCCTACTTAACCGAAATTAGTTTAGTGAACAGCGAAATTGATAATCATATAAAACATTTGAAAAACTGGACTAGAATAGCGCGTGTCGCTACACCTTTACACGTGTTGCCGTCTTCAAGTAGGGTTGTATATGAGCCTTTAGGGGTTGCTTTAATTGTAGCCCCATGGAATTATCCATTTCAATTACTTATTAACCCGCTAGTTGGAGTCATATCTTCGGGCTGCTGTGGCGTTTTAAAACCTTCGCCTAGAGCCCCCAATACGGCCAAAGTTGTAGAGGAGATGATTGCAGATAGTTTTGCTCCAGAATATATTAATACCGTACAAGGCGGAAGAGCGACCAATACCATTTTGTTTAATAAGCGTTTTGATGTCATTTTCTTCACTGGAAGCCCTAAGGTTGGCAAAGTGGTGATGCGGGCTGCTGCCGATCACCTTACACCCCTAATATTAGAGTTGGGCGGAAAAAGTCCTTGTATTGTTGATAAAGATGCCAATATTGATGTTGCTGCAAAGCGTATTGCTTGGGGTAAGCTCATTAATGCTGGCCAAACCTGTATTGCCCCAGATTATCTATTTGCCCATAAAACTATAAAAGCAGAGTTGCTGGACAAAATTGCCCAAAACATCGTAGTGATGTATGGCGAAAATATAAAAGAGAGCCGGTTTTACCCGCGTATTGTAAATGAACAGGCCATGGATAGATTAGAGGCCTTATTAAAACAAGGGGAAATTCATTCGGGCGGACAAATGGATAGAAAAGAAAAGTTTATTGCGCCTACAATTATTGATAAGGTCGACCCTGATTTTGCTGTAATGCAAGACGAGATATTTGGACCTATTTTGCCAGTAATGGAGTTTGAGAATCTGGATGAGACTATAAATTACATCAATAAAAACGAAAAACCTTTGGCGCTATATTATTTTGGCAAATCTAAGACGGGAAGGCGTGTGTTAGCCCAAACCTCATCTGGTGGGGCTTGTATAAACGATACGCTTATGCATATAATTAATCACGATTTACCTTTTGGGGGTGTGGGAAATAGCGGAATGGGGAAGTATCATGGAAAAGATAGCTTTCTTGCTTTTACCAATAGAAAGGCGGTAGTAGTAAGTCCTACTTGGATTGATATACCTCTTAAATACGCACCGTTTAAACACTTTAATATTATAAAAAAATTAATTTAA
- a CDS encoding CIA30 family protein, whose product MKNLIILMALITSSPGIIFNFGTQNHTETWRIVNDGVMGGLSTSSITENKNTVLFKGETSLENNGGFASIRTLIEKGSLKNCKTMTIRFKSSSTDRTFGLSLKTSQRYYVPYHKFTFKPKSGDWEVLKVNISEFKHYRISEIIGDNMPLDVLPEVFNIALIVSDSKAGAFDIEIDYIKFE is encoded by the coding sequence ATGAAAAATCTAATCATTCTTATGGCACTTATCACCTCTTCTCCTGGCATTATCTTTAATTTTGGAACTCAGAACCACACCGAAACATGGCGTATTGTTAACGATGGTGTTATGGGTGGCTTGTCAACCTCCAGTATAACCGAAAATAAAAACACGGTTCTTTTTAAAGGCGAAACCTCTTTAGAGAACAATGGTGGTTTTGCAAGTATAAGAACCCTTATCGAAAAAGGCAGTTTAAAAAATTGTAAAACCATGACAATACGTTTTAAAAGCTCTAGCACCGATAGAACTTTCGGGCTTTCGCTTAAAACCTCTCAACGCTATTACGTGCCTTATCATAAATTTACGTTTAAACCAAAATCGGGCGACTGGGAAGTTTTAAAAGTTAATATTTCCGAATTTAAACATTACCGCATTTCAGAAATTATTGGCGATAATATGCCGCTTGATGTATTACCTGAAGTCTTCAACATTGCTTTAATTGTGAGCGATAGTAAAGCCGGGGCTTTTGATATTGAAATTGATTATATAAAATTTGAATAA
- a CDS encoding HD domain-containing protein, with amino-acid sequence MYNSEDIIHQTISFVKETLANAEGGHDWFHTLRVYNNALLISKNEDVDDFVVQLGALLHDIADSKFNNGDDTIGPKKARDFLSKIHVDSAVIEHVVKIIENISFNKSLEHEQAFKSKELEVVQDADRLDAIGAIGIARCFNYGGFKNRPLYNPEIAPKLNQTKAEYKASTAPTINHFYEKLLLLKDKMNTKTGQQIAEARHIYMLGFLEQFYAEWLGKL; translated from the coding sequence ATGTACAATTCTGAAGACATCATACATCAAACCATAAGCTTTGTTAAAGAAACTCTTGCAAATGCCGAGGGCGGGCACGATTGGTTTCACACCTTAAGAGTATACAATAATGCCCTGCTTATCTCAAAAAATGAGGACGTTGATGATTTTGTAGTGCAATTAGGGGCATTACTACATGATATTGCCGATAGCAAGTTTAATAATGGCGACGATACTATTGGTCCTAAAAAAGCGCGAGATTTTTTATCTAAAATACATGTAGATTCAGCAGTTATTGAGCATGTTGTAAAAATTATAGAAAACATATCGTTTAACAAGTCTTTAGAACATGAGCAAGCCTTTAAATCCAAAGAATTAGAGGTTGTTCAAGATGCCGACAGACTAGATGCTATTGGAGCCATAGGTATTGCACGTTGTTTTAATTATGGCGGTTTTAAAAACAGACCCCTTTATAACCCAGAGATTGCGCCTAAACTCAACCAGACTAAAGCGGAGTATAAAGCATCTACTGCACCAACCATTAATCATTTTTACGAAAAACTATTGTTACTTAAAGATAAAATGAACACCAAAACAGGCCAGCAAATTGCAGAAGCTAGACACATCTACATGTTGGGTTTTCTTGAGCAGTTTTATGCCGAGTGGCTTGGTAAGCTATAG
- a CDS encoding acyl-ACP desaturase, which produces MSAKNIRLEVMKFIEKDVDSLIEKYLIPVEKIWQPSDFLPNSEGEHFFDELKEIRELSKELPYDFWVVLVGDMITEEALPTYESWLMDVEGVDQVDGENAWAKWVRHWTGEENRHGDVLNKYLYLSGRVNMREIEKTTQHLIADGFDIGTDRDPYKNFVYTSFQELATYVSHNRVAKLAKDKSNKQLAKMCKIISGDEMRHHHAYSEFVERIFKVDPSQMMMAFHYMMKQKITMPAHFLRESGNQIGTAFEEFSNTAQRIGVYTSRDYVEILQKLINRWEIDKITNLTDEAEKARDYLMKLPSRMLRLADRIKIPENSFQFKWVEPAVVR; this is translated from the coding sequence ATGTCGGCAAAAAACATCAGATTAGAAGTCATGAAATTTATAGAAAAAGATGTGGATTCTTTAATAGAAAAATATCTAATTCCTGTAGAAAAAATATGGCAACCATCCGATTTTTTACCCAATTCTGAAGGCGAGCATTTTTTTGATGAATTGAAAGAAATACGAGAATTATCAAAAGAATTACCTTATGATTTTTGGGTCGTTTTAGTTGGCGATATGATCACCGAAGAAGCGCTGCCAACCTACGAATCTTGGCTTATGGATGTTGAAGGTGTAGATCAAGTAGACGGGGAAAACGCTTGGGCAAAATGGGTGCGCCATTGGACAGGTGAAGAAAACCGCCATGGCGATGTGCTTAATAAATACCTATATCTTTCTGGGCGTGTAAATATGCGCGAAATTGAAAAAACCACACAACACTTAATTGCCGACGGTTTTGATATTGGTACCGATAGAGACCCTTATAAAAACTTTGTCTATACCAGTTTCCAGGAGTTAGCCACCTATGTATCTCACAATCGAGTGGCAAAACTTGCTAAAGACAAAAGCAATAAGCAACTCGCTAAAATGTGTAAAATTATTTCGGGCGACGAGATGCGCCACCACCATGCTTATTCTGAGTTTGTAGAACGCATTTTTAAAGTAGACCCCAGCCAAATGATGATGGCTTTTCATTATATGATGAAACAAAAAATAACCATGCCGGCTCATTTCTTAAGAGAATCGGGCAATCAAATAGGTACGGCTTTTGAAGAGTTTTCAAATACCGCACAGCGCATAGGCGTATACACCTCGAGAGATTATGTAGAAATCTTACAAAAACTAATTAACCGTTGGGAAATTGATAAAATTACCAACCTAACAGACGAGGCAGAAAAAGCAAGAGATTACTTAATGAAACTGCCAAGTCGCATGTTGCGTTTGGCTGATAGAATTAAAATTCCTGAAAACTCTTTTCAATTTAAATGGGTAGAACCCGCGGTTGTTAGATAA
- a CDS encoding lysophospholipid acyltransferase family protein — translation MLKLLSYPLTAIYYLSFLIALLIFHPIQWVSFHVFGYQAHKKSVDALQLVLMLCGKVVGMRYTFNNPNQIDTNQPLIVVANHQSMHDIYPLTWFLRKHHPKFISKIELGKGIPSVSFNLRHGGGALIDRKNPRQSLPALMKFGEYIETNKRTAVIFPEGTRSKNGHLKPFQTKGLEILFKKIPSAVVVPVSINNSWKTMKYGSFPINLGTHITFTVHKPIKLSTFKDKQALISSIETTIKEHVHT, via the coding sequence ATGTTAAAATTATTATCATACCCGTTAACTGCTATTTATTACCTCTCTTTTTTAATAGCTTTACTTATATTTCATCCCATACAATGGGTTAGTTTTCATGTTTTTGGATATCAAGCCCATAAAAAAAGTGTTGATGCTTTACAGCTTGTCCTCATGCTTTGCGGGAAAGTAGTGGGTATGCGATACACCTTTAACAACCCAAATCAAATAGACACCAATCAGCCTTTAATTGTGGTGGCAAACCACCAGAGTATGCATGATATTTACCCGCTTACTTGGTTTTTACGCAAACACCACCCCAAATTTATTAGTAAAATAGAATTAGGTAAAGGCATACCAAGTGTCTCTTTTAACTTACGTCATGGTGGTGGTGCATTAATAGACCGCAAAAACCCAAGACAATCCTTACCCGCACTCATGAAATTTGGTGAATACATTGAAACCAACAAACGCACTGCTGTTATTTTTCCTGAAGGAACCCGAAGCAAAAATGGGCATTTAAAACCATTTCAAACCAAAGGACTAGAGATTTTATTTAAAAAAATACCATCGGCAGTTGTGGTGCCTGTTTCTATAAATAACTCATGGAAGACCATGAAATATGGTAGTTTTCCCATAAATCTAGGAACTCATATCACTTTTACGGTGCATAAACCAATCAAATTGAGTACCTTTAAGGACAAGCAAGCGCTTATAAGTAGTATTGAAACTACTATAAAGGAGCATGTGCATACTTAA
- the nadD gene encoding nicotinate (nicotinamide) nucleotide adenylyltransferase produces the protein MKVGLYFGSFNPIHIGHLIIANHMVEHSDLDQIWFVVTPHNPFKKKSSLLDDYERLEMVYLATKDYTKLQPSKIEFDLPQPNYTINTLVYLQEKHPDHEFSLIMGEDNLKSFHKWKNYELILENHHIYVYPRISSGKVATPFDNHQKIHHVDAPRIELSSTFIRNAIQAGKNVKPMLPEPVWKYIDQMLFYR, from the coding sequence ATGAAAGTTGGATTGTATTTTGGTTCCTTTAATCCTATACATATTGGGCATCTTATCATCGCAAATCATATGGTAGAACATAGTGATTTAGATCAAATTTGGTTTGTGGTTACACCTCACAATCCCTTTAAAAAAAAGAGTAGTCTTTTAGATGATTATGAGCGTTTAGAAATGGTATATCTTGCCACAAAAGACTATACAAAACTGCAGCCAAGCAAAATAGAATTCGATTTACCTCAGCCTAATTACACGATTAACACCTTAGTTTATCTGCAAGAAAAGCACCCCGACCATGAGTTTTCATTAATTATGGGAGAAGACAATCTAAAAAGTTTTCATAAATGGAAGAACTATGAATTAATATTAGAAAATCATCATATCTATGTCTATCCTAGAATTTCAAGCGGGAAAGTAGCAACACCTTTCGATAATCACCAAAAAATTCATCATGTCGATGCACCGCGAATAGAGCTGTCTTCAACCTTTATTAGAAACGCCATACAAGCTGGAAAAAATGTTAAACCCATGCTCCCAGAACCGGTTTGGAAATATATAGACCAAATGCTTTTCTACAGATAG
- the gmk gene encoding guanylate kinase gives MTKTNQKKGKLIVFSAPSGSGKTTIVKHLLANKDLNLAFSVSATSREKRGEEVDKKDYYFLTASAFKNKIKDEEFLEWEEVYRDNFYGTLKTEIERIWAEGKHVVFDIDVSGGLRIKRKFPEETLAIFVKPPSIDELKIRLKKRKTESNDKINMRIAKASAELATAPLFDVIIENDNLETALQEAETLVSEFVNS, from the coding sequence GTGACAAAAACCAATCAAAAAAAAGGCAAACTTATCGTGTTTTCAGCACCATCGGGTTCTGGTAAAACCACCATTGTAAAGCACTTATTGGCAAATAAGGATTTAAATTTAGCATTTTCTGTTTCGGCAACATCTAGAGAAAAACGCGGCGAAGAAGTCGATAAAAAAGATTATTACTTTTTAACAGCAAGTGCGTTTAAAAATAAGATAAAAGACGAAGAGTTTTTAGAGTGGGAAGAAGTGTATCGCGATAATTTCTACGGTACTTTAAAAACCGAAATCGAACGCATTTGGGCCGAAGGCAAACACGTGGTTTTCGATATTGATGTGTCTGGCGGACTACGTATAAAGCGCAAGTTCCCAGAAGAAACACTTGCAATTTTTGTAAAACCCCCAAGTATAGACGAGCTTAAAATTAGATTGAAAAAGCGAAAAACAGAAAGTAATGATAAAATTAATATGCGTATTGCTAAAGCTTCAGCAGAATTAGCAACCGCACCTTTATTCGACGTTATTATTGAAAACGATAATTTAGAAACAGCACTTCAAGAAGCAGAAACTTTAGTAAGTGAATTTGTAAATTCTTAA
- a CDS encoding YicC/YloC family endoribonuclease codes for MIHSMTGYGKSVLQLPTKKITIELKSLNSKNLDLNARMPSIYREKELAIRKLLAKKLERGKIEFSIYVETTAEDTSTQINTPVVKQYMSQLKNVVDGDAMDLLKMAVRFPDALNTIREDIDEDEWEAIQDEINKAVINLIDYRRTEGQVLEQDFNNRIAVIDDLLEQVIAIDPDRIDGVRERLTKGIEELKEKYDENRFEQELVYYIEKFDITEEIVRLKNHLNYFTESINSNDSNGKKLGFIGQEIGREINTIGSKSNYAPMQQLVVQMKDELEKIKEQLLNVL; via the coding sequence ATGATACATTCAATGACGGGTTACGGAAAATCTGTTTTGCAATTACCTACAAAAAAAATTACTATCGAGCTAAAATCTCTAAATAGTAAAAACTTAGATTTAAACGCTAGAATGCCCTCGATTTATAGAGAGAAAGAACTCGCTATAAGAAAGCTTCTCGCTAAAAAATTAGAGCGGGGTAAAATAGAATTTTCCATTTATGTTGAAACCACTGCTGAAGATACCTCGACACAAATTAACACCCCTGTTGTTAAACAATACATGAGTCAGTTAAAAAATGTGGTTGATGGTGATGCAATGGATTTACTTAAAATGGCTGTTCGTTTTCCAGATGCTTTAAACACCATTCGTGAAGACATAGACGAAGACGAATGGGAAGCCATTCAAGATGAAATCAATAAAGCGGTAATCAATCTTATCGATTACCGACGAACAGAAGGCCAAGTCTTGGAACAAGATTTTAATAACCGCATTGCTGTTATAGATGATTTACTTGAACAAGTAATCGCCATAGACCCCGATCGTATTGATGGCGTGCGTGAACGTTTAACAAAAGGTATTGAAGAATTAAAAGAGAAATACGACGAAAACAGATTTGAACAAGAACTGGTTTATTACATAGAAAAATTTGATATAACCGAAGAAATTGTTCGCTTAAAAAATCATTTAAACTACTTTACAGAGAGTATAAACTCCAACGACTCTAACGGCAAAAAACTTGGATTTATTGGCCAAGAAATAGGACGAGAGATAAATACGATAGGCTCGAAAAGTAATTATGCGCCCATGCAACAATTGGTTGTGCAAATGAAAGACGAACTCGAAAAAATTAAGGAACAATTGTTAAATGTATTATAA
- a CDS encoding TonB-dependent receptor domain-containing protein: MKKYILMMLLTASSTLMLFGQPLTVKGKIVNASNNMPIEAVSIHIKNTSKFTSSNRDGTFVLDARINDILVCNHVSFKTKEIVVDGSTLLITLEEKIINLDHIIVEANVLRDISQSTVVVDNVKSATQPRNVGDLFRDIRGFGVQKRGAYASEPTFRAFKYEQLNIQLDGGMKILNACPNRMDPITTHIISDEIERIEVVRGPFTVRFGQNFGGIINLVSKNPSALTKGIHGSVSTGYETNGDNLSTTGNITYRGQKLDVSLNGEYRDYGDYKDGNGTEVTSSFRTTDYSVKLGYNPTENQRMQLSWRQSFGRDIDHAGLPMDSPYDDSFLAGLDYKIYGISDFINSFAFKGFYSEVDHLMTNENRPSFMATDAASNVFATTYGGKMELVLSPSENMLVFTGLDANLIEREGDRIRTVKIMNGNPLPIPRVFTDKIWQDAKINDFGVFVEGKYRIGDAYTLTAGIRSDFVRASVNDPAQDFLMLYGGTIDAVNETNISGNVSVKYKANHSQIQLALGRGARTASMIERFVNHFSVGVDPYEYVGNPNLNPEINNQVELSFNKKHHQFEFGASVFYSFIEDYIVPVVDQSIPRKFMPMAQPRFAKRFINIDEATQSGFEMYFNYDINNNFKFSSDMSYTYAKNVDFDEPLPQVTPFTAHAALKYEKAKYWFNLNSRFVAAQNRISESFMETKSSDFATLDFSVGVMPFHNLTLGAAVLNIFDTAYYEHLNFSYKNSNLLSGRIYEPGRNFTVKLNYKF; the protein is encoded by the coding sequence ATGAAAAAATATATTTTAATGATGCTTTTAACGGCATCGTCAACCCTTATGCTTTTTGGGCAACCATTAACTGTAAAAGGCAAAATTGTAAATGCTAGCAATAATATGCCTATTGAAGCGGTTTCTATTCATATTAAAAACACCTCTAAATTTACTTCTTCCAATCGCGATGGCACATTTGTATTGGATGCCCGTATTAATGATATTCTAGTTTGTAATCATGTAAGTTTCAAAACCAAAGAAATTGTGGTCGATGGCAGTACCCTATTAATTACACTAGAAGAAAAAATAATTAATTTAGATCATATTATTGTCGAGGCCAATGTTTTGCGAGATATATCGCAATCTACCGTAGTGGTCGATAATGTTAAAAGCGCCACCCAACCAAGAAATGTAGGTGATCTTTTTAGAGACATAAGAGGATTTGGAGTGCAAAAAAGAGGGGCCTATGCCTCAGAGCCAACTTTTAGGGCTTTTAAATACGAGCAACTCAATATTCAATTAGATGGCGGTATGAAAATTTTAAATGCTTGCCCTAATAGGATGGACCCCATAACCACACATATTATTTCTGATGAAATTGAGAGAATTGAAGTGGTAAGAGGGCCTTTTACAGTAAGATTCGGTCAGAATTTTGGAGGGATTATCAACTTAGTATCTAAAAACCCAAGTGCTTTAACTAAAGGCATTCACGGTAGTGTTAGTACAGGTTATGAAACCAATGGGGATAATTTGTCTACCACAGGAAACATAACGTACAGAGGCCAGAAACTGGATGTATCTTTAAATGGTGAGTATCGCGATTATGGCGATTATAAAGATGGAAATGGTACAGAAGTCACATCGTCTTTTAGAACCACAGATTATTCTGTAAAACTGGGTTATAACCCCACCGAAAACCAACGTATGCAGTTAAGCTGGAGGCAATCTTTTGGTAGGGATATAGACCATGCGGGTTTGCCAATGGATTCCCCTTACGACGATAGCTTTCTTGCGGGATTAGATTATAAAATATATGGAATCTCCGATTTTATAAATTCATTTGCTTTTAAAGGGTTTTACTCTGAGGTGGATCATTTAATGACTAATGAAAATCGCCCAAGTTTTATGGCTACCGATGCAGCTTCAAATGTGTTTGCAACAACTTACGGTGGTAAAATGGAATTGGTGTTATCGCCAAGCGAAAACATGCTTGTTTTCACAGGATTAGACGCCAATCTTATTGAAAGAGAAGGCGATAGAATAAGAACAGTTAAGATAATGAACGGCAATCCCTTACCAATACCCCGAGTTTTTACAGATAAAATTTGGCAAGATGCAAAAATAAACGATTTTGGTGTTTTTGTAGAGGGCAAATATAGAATTGGAGATGCTTATACCTTAACTGCTGGTATACGGTCGGATTTTGTGAGAGCTTCGGTAAACGATCCAGCACAAGACTTCTTGATGCTGTATGGTGGTACTATTGATGCTGTTAATGAGACCAATATTAGCGGAAATGTTTCCGTAAAATACAAAGCAAACCACAGCCAAATTCAATTGGCATTGGGTAGAGGTGCACGAACGGCGTCTATGATAGAGCGCTTTGTAAATCATTTTAGTGTGGGTGTCGACCCGTATGAATATGTGGGAAACCCCAATTTGAATCCTGAAATTAACAACCAAGTTGAATTGTCTTTCAATAAAAAACACCATCAATTTGAGTTTGGTGCTAGTGTATTCTATTCTTTTATAGAAGATTATATTGTGCCTGTTGTAGACCAAAGTATACCACGAAAGTTCATGCCTATGGCACAACCAAGATTTGCCAAACGTTTTATTAATATTGATGAGGCCACACAATCGGGATTTGAGATGTATTTTAATTACGACATCAACAATAACTTTAAATTCTCGTCGGATATGTCTTATACATACGCAAAAAACGTCGATTTCGATGAGCCATTACCTCAAGTAACACCATTTACTGCACATGCAGCGTTAAAGTACGAAAAAGCCAAATATTGGTTTAACTTAAATTCAAGATTTGTAGCCGCACAAAATCGAATTTCTGAAAGTTTTATGGAAACTAAATCCAGTGATTTTGCAACTTTAGATTTTAGCGTAGGTGTTATGCCATTTCATAATTTAACCCTTGGCGCTGCGGTTTTAAATATTTTCGATACGGCCTATTACGAGCACTTAAATTTCTCATATAAAAACTCTAACCTCTTGTCTGGCAGAATATACGAGCCTGGTAGAAACTTTACGGTTAAGTTAAATTATAAGTTTTAA